A single Klebsiella variicola DNA region contains:
- a CDS encoding DUF2946 domain-containing protein, whose translation MVSNSFQQTTPKRRAAWLALLAILLIVVAPLISISLQKDPMSAMPGMHHAMMMDSSSASMAQMPDHEMAMMYSTDGAMHTGHELPLDHAEACGYCVLLAHVPGLLFALALFVAILLRRIRLPVSRPVLKHWHYFPWLYPETRAPPRLSAFSL comes from the coding sequence GTGGTCAGCAACAGTTTCCAGCAAACGACACCTAAACGGCGAGCCGCCTGGCTGGCACTGTTGGCGATCCTGTTGATCGTCGTGGCCCCCCTGATCTCCATCTCCCTGCAAAAAGACCCCATGAGCGCCATGCCCGGCATGCACCACGCCATGATGATGGACAGCTCGTCCGCGAGCATGGCGCAAATGCCCGACCACGAGATGGCGATGATGTATAGCACAGACGGCGCCATGCATACCGGACACGAACTGCCGCTGGACCATGCCGAAGCGTGTGGCTATTGCGTGCTGTTAGCCCATGTCCCGGGGCTGCTTTTCGCGCTGGCGCTGTTCGTCGCCATACTCCTGCGGCGCATTCGCCTGCCGGTTTCTCGCCCGGTATTAAAACACTGGCACTACTTCCCCTGGCTCTACCCTGAAACCCGCGCCCCGCCGCGGCTGTCTGCTTTTTCCCTTTAA